From the genome of Papaver somniferum cultivar HN1 chromosome 2, ASM357369v1, whole genome shotgun sequence, one region includes:
- the LOC113349857 gene encoding zinc finger CCCH domain-containing protein 18-like, with translation MADDEELSLEKQLELQLDEQKESLTAINEALVLDSTNTELLSVHEELVLAIKDAEEGIFHLKRSRLLQEAEVMLSHSGCKDSQVEPLNCTSSTEVQPLEANIYSVGSTCRFRHTDGRWYNGRIVDMDGSSSAKVTFLTPTSDNMLVCKFFLQQRCRFGSNCRMSHGFDVPISSLKHYVPTKWQNSLAGSSIWAISDINSGIWRRAELESWDEDLGIGRVVFLNDGSSANLGSEDISLSEYAQMSDEDKQNQFSSEEYDSSGNEEEEEEEEEEEFPQGIGFMEATMLQRGIQTDTAVFANWEHHTRGIASKMMANMGYREGMGLGAFGQGILDPVSVKVLKPKQSLDHAFESRENGEGNNRNGNENHVKKRSRGGKRKRDKKFAAAARAAKTADELTPPDVFSFINGQLASQGKIQQCKSLREEKKQDRRSLVAYDNDIKELRIQVDKLEEMVNRNRKEKAVFEAFSRKLSETRKALADAEAAQASASNAVVSKEKERRWLKF, from the coding sequence ATGGCGGACGACGAAGAATTGTCTCTTGAGAAACAGCTGGAGTTGCAGTTAGACGAACAAAAAGAATCACTTACAGCTATAAATGAAGCCCTAGTTTTAGATTCAACAAATACTGAGCTTCTTTCTGTTCACGAAGAGCTTGTCCTGGCGATCAAGGATGCGGAGGAAGGAATTTTTCATTTAAAACGCTCACGATTGTTGCAAGAAGCCGAGGTAATGCTTTCGCATTCCGGTTGTAAGGATTCCCAGGTGGAACCTCTTAATTGCACAAGCAGCACTGAGGTGCAACCATTGGAAGCAAACATTTACTCAGTTGGATCAACATGTAGATTCCGACACActgacgggcgttggtataacgGACGCATAGTTGATATGGATGGGTCTAGTTCTGCAAAGGTCACATTCCTTACACCCACGTCTGACAACATGTTGGTCTGCAAGTTCTTTCTACAACAGCGATGTCGATTTGGTAGTAACTGCCGCATGTCTCATGGATTTGATGTTCCTATATCTTCGCTGAAGCATTACGTTCCAACAAAATGGCAGAACTCATTGGCAGGTTCCAGCATATGGGCCATCTCAGACATCAATTCTGGCATCTGGAGGAGGGCAGAACTTGAATCGTGGGATGAAGATCTTGGAATAGGTCGTGTCGTTTTTCTTAATGATGGAAGTTCTGCGAATCTTGGGAGTGAAGACATTTCATTATCCGAATATGCTCAAATGAGTGACGAGGACAAACAAAATCAGTTTAGTTCCGAGGAATACGATTCAAGTggcaacgaagaagaagaagaagaagaagaagaagaagaattcccTCAAGGTATAGGATTTATGGAAGCTACCATGTTACAACGTGGAATTCAGACGGATACTGCGGTATTTGCTAACTGGGAGCATCACACACGAGGGATAGCTTCCAAGATGATGGCCAACATGGGTTACCGTGAAGGAATGGGATTAGGTGCATTTGGTCAAGGTATTCTTGACCCTGTGTCAGTAAAAGTCCTTAAACCAAAGCAATCACTTGATCATGCATTTGAATCTCGTGAAAATGGAGAAGGTAATAATAGAAATGGTAATGAAAATCATGTGAAGAAACGTAGTAGAGGTGGAAAGAGAAagcgtgataagaaatttgcagcTGCAGCACGTGCAGCAAAAACTGCAGATGAGTTAACACCACCAGATGTCTTCAGCTTCATCAATGGTCAGCTAGCCTCACAGGGAAAGATCCAACAGTGCAAAAGCTTGAGGGAAGAGAAGAAGCAAGACAGGAGATCCTTAGTTGCTTAtgataatgacataaaagaactGAGAATCCAGGTTGACAAATTGGAAGAAATGGTGAATCGAAACCGTAAAGAGAAGGCAGTTTTTGAAGCTTTCTCAAGGAAATTGAGTGAGACCCGCAAGGCATTGGCTGATGCAGAGGCGGCCCAGGCATCAGCATCCAATGCAGTTGTcagcaaagaaaaagaaaggaggTGGCTCAAATTTTGA
- the LOC113349858 gene encoding probable polygalacturonase — translation MKRLVALLFLLLLNDAAVEIYGEGTDWGCKYNKGSEPRPHSVSINEFGAVGDGKTLNTLAFQNAIFYLNSFADKGGAQLYVPPGRWLTGSFNLTSHLTLFLARGALLLGSQNISHWELIEPLPSYGRGTEHPGGRYRSLITGYNLKDVVITGDNGTIDGQGSVWWDWYTSQSLNYSRPHLVEFISSEDVVISNLTFLNSPYWNIHPVYCSNVQVLNITVRSPSDSPFTDGIVPDSSDNICIENCTISVGHDAIVLKSGWDEYGITYGRPTTQVHIKRVQLRASLGSGLAFGSEMSGGISSVFAEHLHIHDSFTGINLKTTKGRGGYIKDILISDVAVENVQKAVEASGHFGAHPDENFNPDALPIVDRITLKDMVGKNISRAGNFIGIQESPFTSICLSNISLSASDPSTSWVCSNTFGFSQSVLPEPCPELQSLYSNSSSVCYSLEPSAGYSAAL, via the exons aTGAAGAGGCTA GTggcattgttatttcttttgttaCTGAATGATGCCGCTGTTGAAATTTATGGAGAAGGAACTGACTGGGGATGCAAATATAACAAGGGTTCAGAACCACGACCTCATAGTGTATCTATAAATGAGTTTGGAGCAGTTGGAGATGGAAAAACACTGAATACTCTTGCCTTTCAGAATGCTATCTTCTATCTCAATTCTTTTGCGGACAAAGGTGGAGCACAGCTCTATGTGCCTCCAGGGAGATGGCTAACTGGAAGTTTCAATCTCACCAGTCACCTCACACTTTTCTTGGCAAGGGGTGCTCTCCTCCTTGGATCCCAG AACATCTCACACTGGGAACTAATTGAACCCTTGCCGTCATATGGCAGAGGGACTGAACATCCAGGAGGAAGATACCGCAGTTTGATAACAGGATATAACTTAAAAGATGTTGTGATAACAG GTGACAATGGAACAATTGATGGCCAAGGTTCTGTTTGGTGGGACTGGTATACGTCCCAATCCTTGAATTACAGTCGCCCACACCTAGTGGAATTTATCAGTTCCGAGGATGTCGTGATTTCAAATCTGACCTTCTTGAATTCCCCATACTGGAATATTCATCCAGTTTATTGCAG CAATGTGCAAGTTCTGAACATAACAGTACGCTCTCCATCTGATTCTCCTTTTACCGATGGAATAGTGCCAG ATTCTTCTGATAACATATGTATAGAGAACTGCACTATCAGTGTTGGGCATGATGCGATTGTGCTCAAGAGCGGTTGGGATGAGTATGGAATCACATATGGAAGACCCACGACACAAGTCCACATCAAGCGGGTTCAACTTCGAGCATCTTTAGGCTCCGGCCTTGCATTCGGCAGTGAGATGTCTGGTGGGATCTCAAGTGTGTTTGCAGAGCATCTTCATATTCATGACTCTTTCACTGGCATTAATCTGAAGACTACCAAGGGCAGAGGAGGTTATATAAAAGACATTCTTATTTCCGATGTTGCAGTGGAAAATGTCCAAAAGGCCGTTGAGGCCTCCGGTCATTTTGGAGCGCACCCCGATGAAAACTTTAATCCCGACGCTCTTCCAATTGTTGATCGCATTACATTGAAGGATATGGTTGGAAAAAACATTTCTAGAGCTGGAAACTTCATTGGAATCCAAGAATCTCCTTTCACCTCTATTTGTCTATCCAATATCTCATTATCTGCTTCAGACCCTTCCACTTCATGGGTTTGTTCAAATACGTTTGGATTCTCCCAATCAGTGCTTCCAGAACCTTGCCCCGAGCTCCAAAGCTTATATTCAAACTCTTCTTCTGTTTGTTATTCTCTGGAACCTTCTGCTGGGTACTCTGCAGCCCTGTGA